From the genome of Candidatus Electrothrix communis, one region includes:
- a CDS encoding glycosyltransferase — protein sequence MKHLFAFGYTYSLLLQPVRLVKNIPLTLFLRGDTLKKHRTTGRSRSLVRLELFLEGVGIAGTTMYGVSESLINRINDRHQFFRATKCGILRNDIPACYTVTHRNASFHLPLRAACVGTIEPGKNLCFLLNVFKKKSTGQIHLYLYGTGPDENLLRDLVEQENISNRVLFKGWVPSEQIWPEIDLLLMPSLHEGAPNAVLEALATETPVIASDIPEHKEILPQVSLLPLSDEDAWREKLAAIVNNPKNQLHQIIAEQKRADKHLRFDWDDKIAHCIVNASPPADPT from the coding sequence GTGAAGCACTTATTCGCTTTCGGATATACATACTCTTTATTATTACAACCGGTTAGGCTGGTTAAAAATATCCCCTTAACTCTTTTTTTACGAGGCGATACACTTAAAAAACATCGAACAACAGGAAGATCAAGGTCGCTTGTCAGACTTGAGCTGTTTCTTGAAGGTGTAGGAATTGCTGGAACTACAATGTATGGAGTCTCGGAATCCTTAATCAACAGGATTAATGATCGACATCAATTTTTTCGAGCGACAAAATGTGGCATTCTTCGCAATGATATTCCTGCGTGCTACACGGTGACGCATAGAAATGCCTCCTTTCATTTACCCCTCCGAGCAGCTTGCGTCGGCACGATCGAGCCTGGAAAAAATTTATGCTTCCTTCTTAATGTATTCAAAAAAAAGAGTACCGGACAAATTCATCTTTATCTTTACGGCACTGGTCCGGACGAGAACCTTCTGAGAGATTTGGTGGAACAAGAAAATATTTCGAACCGAGTTCTGTTCAAAGGCTGGGTGCCGTCTGAACAAATCTGGCCTGAGATTGACCTGCTGCTCATGCCTTCCCTGCATGAAGGTGCTCCCAATGCAGTCTTGGAGGCTCTGGCAACAGAGACTCCGGTTATTGCCAGTGATATTCCCGAACATAAGGAAATTTTACCGCAAGTCTCTCTGCTTCCTCTTTCTGATGAGGATGCATGGAGAGAAAAATTAGCGGCAATCGTTAATAATCCTAAAAACCAGCTGCACCAAATTATCGCAGAGCAAAAACGCGCAGATAAGCATTTACGATTTGATTGGGACGATAAAATTGCGCATTGTATTGTCAATGCTTCTCCTCCGGCTGATCCTACCTAA
- a CDS encoding sugar transferase, producing the protein MSSPLKHDSWLVALSLLIMSPVLSWNLRQRSSVIYKLLHVLDCSLVCGYLWLLVFLYKVPWSLYYTLLEVVVFVLCFICFQYLQMYRSWRGWKLYLEFFVILKAWASVIGLLLFYFFIFKVSEGYSRAVFLLWSLTTPFLIFLSHLLVRQLLRYHRTQGKNIRHAIIVGAGDLGLKMAQQLETIPWAGIEITGFFDDKLQDNDLKTSDKPLLGRIDDIQEYLIHNDIDYVYIALPMRAERKIFWLLRECRDLGAQIFLVPDLYIFGLHHAEIQSVGDMLVLNFNPASDWKRTFDIIFSFCILLLSSPLMLLIMLFIKLDSKGPIFYRHRRITATGREFGCLKFRTMIVDADKKLNELLENDLVLAEEWNRSFKLKKDPRITRAGRFLRRTSLDEFPQFFNVLKGEMSVVGARPIVGRELKEHYKGNGAQSAGRYVSMKPGITGPWQVTDRSDVENYKERVELDDWYVLNYSLLCDLKIILKTIRCMFTGKGAY; encoded by the coding sequence TTGTCCAGCCCGCTTAAGCATGACTCCTGGCTGGTGGCGCTTTCCCTCTTGATTATGTCGCCTGTTTTATCCTGGAATCTGCGCCAACGCAGCTCGGTTATTTACAAACTCCTCCATGTCCTTGACTGCTCTTTGGTCTGTGGTTATCTGTGGCTGCTCGTTTTCTTATACAAGGTTCCCTGGAGTCTTTATTATACCTTGCTGGAGGTTGTTGTTTTCGTCCTCTGCTTTATTTGTTTTCAATATCTCCAGATGTACCGTTCCTGGCGCGGCTGGAAGCTTTATCTTGAATTTTTCGTTATCCTCAAAGCGTGGGCATCTGTTATCGGTCTTCTGCTGTTTTATTTTTTTATTTTTAAGGTGTCTGAGGGATATTCCAGAGCCGTTTTTCTCCTCTGGTCATTAACCACCCCTTTTTTGATTTTTCTCTCTCATCTTCTTGTTCGTCAGCTCTTGCGCTATCATCGAACGCAGGGGAAAAATATTCGTCATGCCATCATTGTCGGTGCAGGTGACCTCGGCTTAAAAATGGCCCAGCAGTTGGAGACAATCCCTTGGGCTGGCATTGAAATTACCGGATTTTTTGACGACAAACTCCAGGATAATGATTTAAAAACAAGCGACAAACCATTACTGGGGCGGATTGATGATATACAAGAGTATCTCATTCATAATGATATTGATTATGTTTATATTGCCCTCCCCATGCGGGCTGAACGAAAAATTTTTTGGCTTCTCCGGGAATGTCGGGACCTTGGTGCTCAAATTTTTCTCGTTCCAGATCTGTATATCTTTGGATTACATCATGCAGAAATTCAGTCAGTTGGAGACATGTTGGTCTTGAATTTCAATCCTGCTTCGGACTGGAAAAGGACCTTTGATATCATCTTTTCATTTTGTATTCTCTTGCTGAGTAGCCCACTTATGCTCTTGATTATGTTGTTCATTAAACTCGACAGCAAAGGGCCAATTTTTTATCGTCACCGGCGCATTACCGCAACGGGTAGAGAGTTTGGATGCCTGAAGTTCAGAACCATGATCGTTGATGCGGATAAAAAATTAAACGAACTTTTAGAAAATGATCTAGTCCTTGCTGAAGAATGGAACAGAAGTTTTAAGCTGAAAAAGGATCCAAGGATCACCAGGGCAGGGCGCTTTCTTCGACGAACCAGCTTAGATGAATTTCCTCAGTTTTTCAATGTCCTGAAAGGAGAAATGAGCGTAGTCGGGGCTCGTCCTATTGTCGGCCGAGAATTAAAGGAACATTATAAAGGAAACGGCGCACAGAGTGCTGGCCGTTATGTCTCGATGAAACCGGGGATTACCGGGCCTTGGCAGGTAACGGATCGAAGCGATGTGGAAAATTACAAGGAAAGAGTGGAGCTTGATGACTGGTATGTGCTCAATTATTCTCTTCTATGCGACCTGAAAATTATCCTCAAAACTATTCGCTGTATGTTCACTGGTAAAGGGGCATATTAG
- a CDS encoding glycosyltransferase family 2 protein produces the protein MNKTQTVSLIIPTLNGERWLDDLFSALERQTLVPDEILLIDSGSTDGTLAMAKRYMSKHSFVRLHEIKQEDFDHGGTRTMAARQTTADILLFMTQDAVPAENNAVELLVRSLGSNEKIAAAYGRQLPGHDATFFGEHLRLFNYPEKAQLRCQQDWDLYGFKTVFISNSFAAWRRDLLADQGYFPEHLLFGEDTVALAKMLEKGYYVAYVSEARVRHSHNYSIIQDFKRYFDIGVLHETQAKHLLQHGGPAGAGRKYVLSELALITKKRKYYLLPESFLRNFCKFIAYKMGRRFKMLPGNCPARLSMTPGWWRFPS, from the coding sequence ATGAACAAAACTCAAACCGTCTCATTAATCATACCAACCTTGAACGGTGAGCGCTGGCTTGATGACCTGTTTTCCGCCTTAGAACGACAGACTCTTGTGCCTGACGAAATCCTCCTGATCGATTCGGGGTCAACCGATGGTACTCTTGCCATGGCGAAACGGTATATGAGTAAGCATTCCTTTGTCCGCCTTCATGAAATTAAGCAAGAAGACTTTGATCATGGAGGAACCCGTACCATGGCGGCTCGCCAGACAACCGCTGATATTTTGCTGTTCATGACCCAAGACGCTGTTCCGGCTGAAAACAACGCCGTTGAGCTGCTGGTCCGTTCATTGGGAAGCAATGAAAAAATTGCCGCAGCCTACGGAAGGCAACTTCCTGGACACGATGCAACATTTTTCGGTGAACACCTACGCCTTTTTAATTATCCAGAGAAAGCACAACTGCGTTGCCAACAGGATTGGGATCTCTACGGTTTCAAAACGGTTTTTATTTCCAATTCGTTCGCAGCTTGGCGTCGAGACCTGTTAGCGGATCAGGGGTATTTTCCAGAACATTTACTTTTTGGAGAAGATACTGTCGCACTGGCAAAAATGCTCGAAAAAGGATATTATGTAGCCTATGTGAGTGAGGCTAGAGTACGTCATTCTCATAATTATTCAATCATTCAGGATTTCAAAAGATATTTTGATATCGGAGTCCTTCATGAAACACAGGCAAAGCATCTTTTACAGCACGGTGGACCTGCCGGAGCTGGAAGAAAGTATGTCCTGTCGGAATTGGCATTGATAACCAAAAAAAGAAAATATTATTTGCTTCCTGAATCTTTTCTACGTAATTTTTGCAAGTTTATTGCCTATAAAATGGGGAGAAGGTTCAAGATGCTTCCCGGTAATTGTCCAGCCCGCTTAAGCATGACTCCTGGCTGGTGGCGCTTTCCCTCTTGA
- a CDS encoding glycosyltransferase family 2 protein, producing MVEIAVIIVTHNSQDVLPRCLDALSQQTIPADIVLVDSGSKDVSYLDTYRKKPGIRVILGENIGFSRANNRGYRAVFQTADFILFLNPDAFLTANTLEKSISFLQENEKIGCVGARLLGFDKNSGLPTNLLDSTGVFRKWYGCWYDRSQGEKDRGQYLIPEDVPALCGAFLFCRQAMLTQLSLDRSSGTAVFDPDFFLYKEDIELCLRIRKAGWRIVYSPKIQVYHCRGWQKNRQQISYQQRLTAAKSELLLYKKHPSLYIVWALSKYLLVRWLKI from the coding sequence ATGGTTGAAATTGCCGTCATCATTGTCACCCACAACTCTCAAGATGTTTTGCCTCGTTGTTTGGATGCTCTTAGCCAGCAAACGATTCCGGCCGATATTGTCTTGGTAGATTCTGGTTCCAAGGATGTTTCATATCTGGATACCTATAGGAAGAAGCCCGGCATCAGGGTTATTCTTGGAGAAAATATAGGATTTAGCCGAGCTAATAATAGAGGTTATCGAGCAGTATTTCAGACAGCAGACTTTATCCTTTTTCTCAATCCAGACGCTTTTCTCACAGCAAATACCCTTGAAAAATCTATCTCCTTTCTTCAAGAAAACGAAAAAATAGGGTGCGTGGGCGCCAGGCTGCTGGGCTTTGATAAGAACAGCGGACTTCCCACAAATCTTCTCGATTCCACCGGGGTCTTCCGAAAATGGTACGGCTGCTGGTATGATAGGAGCCAGGGAGAAAAGGATAGAGGACAATATCTGATCCCGGAAGATGTCCCAGCCCTTTGCGGTGCGTTCCTTTTTTGTCGCCAGGCTATGTTGACCCAGCTCTCCTTAGATCGGAGTAGCGGTACCGCAGTCTTTGACCCTGATTTTTTTTTATATAAGGAGGATATTGAACTCTGCCTTCGGATCAGAAAAGCGGGCTGGAGGATTGTATACTCTCCCAAAATACAGGTTTACCATTGCCGGGGGTGGCAGAAAAATCGACAGCAAATTTCCTATCAGCAGCGACTGACAGCGGCAAAAAGTGAACTACTGTTGTACAAAAAGCATCCTTCTTTGTATATAGTCTGGGCGTTGTCAAAGTATCTGCTGGTACGATGGCTTAAAATATAG
- a CDS encoding glycosyltransferase family 2 protein encodes MNNDQTPAVNLIIPNWNGLRFLPACLTSIEQQDFIFLQITVVDNGSHDDSLEYLRENHPQVRIIALPENRGFSAAVNQGILSSTAPFVFLLNNDTELDSACLSHLMQVAEEQKEFDFFSPKMLSFHDRIILDGAGDGYLRGGAGYRLGTMELDGPAYNQAGPIFGACAGAVLYRRSLFDQIGLFDEDFFAYLEDVDLNLRINHSGKRGYYVPTAKVYHIGSASSGSKINPFTIRLSTRNSFYVLLKNYPTRLFFRFLPVILIYQFFWLLFVMKKGQIPAYLQGLGQAVVSMREMRKKRKQISKHDVLNNEEFAARLSTAEKTVLESIMRRRDAEGEKNWLLDLYRVFFCRN; translated from the coding sequence ATGAATAATGATCAGACCCCAGCGGTCAATCTTATTATTCCGAACTGGAATGGTCTGCGTTTTCTTCCTGCCTGTTTAACCTCGATCGAACAACAGGACTTCATTTTCCTACAAATCACTGTTGTTGATAATGGGTCTCATGATGACTCTCTGGAATATTTACGCGAGAATCATCCGCAGGTACGAATCATCGCGCTGCCGGAAAATAGGGGTTTCAGTGCGGCAGTGAATCAGGGCATCCTGAGCAGCACGGCTCCCTTTGTTTTTTTGCTGAATAATGATACAGAGTTGGATTCTGCCTGCTTGTCTCACCTGATGCAGGTAGCAGAAGAACAAAAAGAATTTGATTTTTTTTCGCCCAAAATGCTCAGTTTCCATGACCGCATAATATTGGACGGGGCAGGGGACGGGTATCTACGTGGCGGGGCAGGGTATCGTTTGGGAACAATGGAACTGGATGGTCCGGCGTATAACCAGGCAGGCCCGATTTTCGGAGCCTGTGCCGGGGCAGTTTTGTATCGCCGCTCATTGTTCGATCAAATAGGTTTGTTTGATGAAGATTTTTTTGCCTATCTTGAAGATGTTGACCTGAACTTGCGTATCAACCATTCCGGTAAACGAGGTTATTATGTGCCAACGGCTAAGGTTTATCATATTGGTAGCGCATCCAGCGGTTCCAAAATCAACCCCTTTACAATTCGGCTTTCTACCCGCAATTCTTTCTATGTACTGCTGAAAAATTATCCAACTCGGCTTTTTTTTCGCTTTTTGCCGGTTATTTTGATTTACCAATTTTTTTGGCTGCTTTTTGTTATGAAAAAGGGGCAGATCCCGGCCTATCTGCAAGGGCTGGGGCAAGCCGTGGTGAGCATGCGAGAAATGCGAAAAAAACGCAAGCAAATCAGTAAACATGATGTTCTGAATAATGAGGAGTTTGCTGCTCGCTTATCTACAGCGGAAAAGACGGTTTTAGAGTCCATCATGCGAAGACGAGATGCAGAGGGGGAAAAAAATTGGCTACTGGACCTCTATCGAGTTTTCTTTTGCAGGAATTAA